A genomic segment from Phragmites australis chromosome 6, lpPhrAust1.1, whole genome shotgun sequence encodes:
- the LOC133920963 gene encoding uncharacterized protein LOC133920963 has protein sequence MDHVVGGKFKLGKKIGSGSFGELFLAVNVQTGEEVAVKLENVKTKHPQLHYESKLYMLLQGGTGIPHLKWFGVEGEYNVMVIDLLGPSLEDLFNYCSRKFSLKTVLMLADQMINRVEYMHQKGFLHRDIKPDNFLMGLGRKANQVYIIDYGLAKKYRDLQTHKHIPYRENKNLTGTARYASVNTHLGVEQSRRDDLESLGYVLMYFLRGSLPWQGLKAGTKKQKYDKISEKKMLTPVEVLCKSYPSEFISYFHYCRSLRFEDKPDYSYLKRLFRDLFIREGYQFDYVFDWTILKYPQISSNTRMRASERTGVAGGPSVDKVEKAPGEASGRRNPTGSVNQSDNYAQRPRETVSMSLKEIMHSTDRSGERTVERPRTSSRTGSASRRATASSSRPALTTEPSEQQYNRTSRLFSSNSGSRPSSTQRVNPSAGESRATSLSRAAVARGSRDDPLHRSLELLSLGGGKRK, from the exons GAAAATGTGAAGACAAAGCACCCGCAGCTTCATTATGAGTCGAAGCTATACATGCTTCTCCAAGGAGGAA CTGGCATTCCACACTTGAAGTGGTTCGGTGTTGAGGGGGAGTATAACGTGATGGTAATTGATCTTCTCGGGCCCAGCCTTGAGGACTTGTTCAACTATTGCAGTAGAAAGTTCTCGTTGAAGACTGTGCTCATGCTCGCTGATCAGATG ATTAATCGAGTTGAGTACATGCATCAAAAGGGATTTCTTCACCGTGATATAAAGCCTGATAATTTCCTTATGGGGCTTGGTAGGAAAGCTAATCAG GTATATATAATAGACTATGGACTTGCAAAGAAGTATAGAGACCTTCAGACTCACAAGCACATCCCCTACAG AGAGAACAAGAACCTCACTGGAACTGCACGATATGCAAGTGTCAATACCCACCTTGGCGTTG AGCAAAGCAGGAGAGATGATTTAGAATCTCTCGGTTATGTCCTTATGTACTTCCTTAGGGGCAG CTTACCATGGCAGGGGCTGAAAGCAGGCACCAAGAAGCAGAAGTATGACAAAATAAGTGAGAAAAAGATGCTTACTCCTGTAGAG GTACTCTGCAAATCATACCCGTCAGAGTTTATATCGTACTTCCACTACTGCCGTTCGTTGCGGTTTGAAGACAAGCCAGATTATTCTTATCTAAAAAGACTGTTCCGTGATCTCTTTATTCGGGAAG GATACCAATTTGATTATGTATTTGACTGGACCATTTTGAAATACCCCCAGATAAGCTCTAATACGCGGATGAGG GCAAGTGAAAGAACTGGAGTCGCTGGAGGACCTTCTGTCGATAAGGTCGAGAAGGCCCCAG GTGAAGCATCCGGTAGAAGGAATCCTACCGGTTCTGTGAATCAGAGTGACAATTATGCACAGCGACCACGAGAGACTGTATCAATGTCATTGAAGGAAATT ATGCATAGCACAGACCGGTCTGGGGAAAGGACTGTGGAGAGACCTCGGACATCCTCTCGTACAGGAAGTGCATCACGGAGAGCTACCGCATCAAGCAGCAGGCCAGCCTTAACAACGGAACCAAGTGAGCAGCAGTATAACCGGACAAGCAGGTTGTTCTCTAGCAACAGCGGCAGTCGTCCATCTAGCACCCAGAGAGTTAATCCATCAGCAGGCGAGTCAAGGGCCACCTCCCTTTCGCGGGCAGCTGTTGCGAGAGGTTCCCGTGATGACCCCCTCCACCGCAGCCTGGAGCTACTGTCCCTTGGCGGTGGTaaaaggaaataa